In the Mesorhizobium sp. M1D.F.Ca.ET.043.01.1.1 genome, AGTTCCTCGATGCGGGCGATCATCTCTCGGAATTCTTCCAGGATGCGCTCGTGCAGCTGCGCCGCCAGCTCCGGATATTCCTCCAGGATGCGGCGGAACATCTTCCGGCTCAAGCGGATCACCTCCGAATCGGCCGCGGCCGAGGCGCTGGTCAGGCGTCTGGTATCGGCGATCAAAGCGAGCTCGCTGAGCATGGCGCCCGGGCCGGCCGTGCCGATCGGGATGCGCTCGCCGCCCTGCTCGCGGTAGAGCGCGATCAAGCCGCTGACCACGATATAGGCCGAGTCGGCCTCGTCATCCTCGAGATAGAGCTTGCGATCGGCCTGCAGGAAGGTGTTTTCCGCGCCGAATGCGAGCAGGCGCAACTGTTCCTGCGTGAAGCCCTGAAAAAGCTTCACGGCGGACAGGATGCGGATGTCGTCATCGAGCGCCATCCTAGCTGTGTCCCCGAGCGGTCAGTCCAGTCCCTCCTTTGGAGCGTCGCGTCCCTTCGGATGCGCGCACTCCAACCTTCCAATCGCGCATCGTACGATGCGTCCAGCGAGCCGATCCATCACCCTCCAGCACCAGGATCGCACCCGAAGCGGTCCCGCCCGACCGCTCAGTCTGTCTGTTTCGACGCAATTCCGGACGGAAAACCGCCTCATACTTTCCTGGAATTGCTCTAGATCATGAAATGTTTAAGGAACCAGCTTGTAGCCGCCGCTTTCTGTCACAAGAATTTCGGCATTGGAAGGATCGCGCTCAATCTTCTGGCGCAGCCGGTAGACATGGGTTTCAAGCGTATGCGTGGTGACGCCTGAATTGTAACCCCACACCTCTTCCAGGAGCACGTCGCGCGTTACCACTTTCTGGTCGGCGCGGTAGAGATATTTGATGATCGATGCCTCCTTTTCGGTCAGCCGCACCTTGGCGCCGCGCGAATCGATCAGAAGCTTCTGGCTGGGCTTGAACGTGTAGGGGCCGACCGAGAAGGTGGCGTCCTCGCTCTGCTCGTGCTGGCGCAGTTGCGCACGGACGCGCGCCAGGAGCACGGCGAAGCGGAAGGGCTTGGTGACATAGTCGTTGGCGCCGGCCTCGAGCCCCAGGATCGTGTCGGAATCGGTGTCGTGGCCGGTCAGCATGATGATCGGCGCCTTGTAGCCGCCCTTGCGCAGGATCTTCACCGCCTCGCGGCCGTCCATGTCGGGCAGTCCGACATCCATGATCAGCAGGTCGACAAGGCCGCCGCGCGCCGCGGCGACGCCTTTTGCGGCGGTGGATTCCTGCTGGACGTCGAATTCTTCGTAAAGCGCCAGTTGCTCGACGAGGGTGGCTCGCAGGTCGTCGTCGTCGTCAACGATCAGAATGGTCCGTGATGTCATGATCAATCCGTTGTTTTAAAAAGAATATTCAGTTGACCTCCCCCCATTTATGCGGAAGCTCACCGGCGCAACAGCCGATCACAGTGATTTGTTCCGTGAGACAATCATACAAGAAAAAACGCGCGCGCAATGAGGCAGGCGCATTTTTGCCGAAGGGCCTGCGTGTCCTGGTTGTGCGTGCGAGGCCCGGCAACCCTGCGCAGGGGTTGCTGCAAGCCGGCAAAACGGTGTTTCCCTGCGCGCTCGGGCGCGGCGGCATCTCCGCCGGCAAGCGCGAGGGCGACGGCGCGACGCCGCTGGCCGCGATGCGCATATTGTCAGGCTATTTCCGCAACGAGCAGTTTCCCGGCGGGCGCCGGACAAGGCTGGCGATGGCGCCGATCGGGCCGGACCTCGGCTGGTGCGAGGTGCCGGACGACCGCAACTACAACCGGCCGGTGAAGATCCCCTATGGCGCCAGCCATGAACGGATGCGTCGGGACGACCGGCTTTACGATGCCTGCCTGGTGCTGGACTGGAACATCGCGCCACGCCGTCGCGGGCGCGGCAGCGCGATCTTTTTCCATCTGGCGCGCCCGGGCTTCACGCCGACGCAAGGCTGCGTCGCGGTCACGGCGCGCACCATGGCAAGGCTGCTGCCGCTGCTGTCGGATCGCACGGTGGTGAGGGTGGTGAGGTAGGGGAGCAGGGGAGCAGGGGAGCAGGGGAGCAGGGGAGCAGGTACTGCCTTTCCCTACTGCCCTATTGCCTTGGTCCCTTATCGACGCGGCTGCTGCCAGCCCGTATCCAGCAACCCGATCCGGCCAAGCTCGCGGTCCATCGCCTTTGAGACGTCCCGGCGCTCGCCGCCGATGTCGCGCAGCTGACGGTCGGAGAGATCCTCGACCGCATCATGGGGAAGCCGGACGGCGACTCGAGCCTGGCGCAGCCAGTCGACCGTGGCGCGCAGCCAAAGGGCGACACCGGGGCGGGGGTTCAAGGCGGTCTGGGGCTTGAGAACGATCTCGGTCATGGCTTCATCCGTGTTCTCCGGACGTCAAATCCGGTTTGATAGTGTTTCGATGACGTCATCATGCCGGATTGAAAAATAAACGAGAAACGAGTAGTTCTTGTTTGATCATCAAGTTTTATTTGGAGATCGAATGTCCCGCCTGCTGCCCGGAACGCGCGCGTTGAGGACCTTCGAGGCGGCGGCCAGGCATCTCAATTTCACCCGCGCCGCCGATGAGCTCGGCCTGACGCCGGCGGCGGTCAGTCACCAGATCAAGGAAATCGAGGATCAGCTCGACCTGGTGCTGTTCACGCGCACCAGCCGCACCATCCGGCTGACCGAAGCGGGCAATGTGCTTCACGAGGCCTCGGTCGATGCGCTCGACCTGCTTGGCCGTGCCGTCAGCCGCGCGCGCAAGATGAGCAGGGGCACGGCGCTGCTCAAGATCACGCTCGACGCGCAGTTCGCCACAAAATGGCTGATGCGGCGCGTCGACGATTTCCGTAGGCAGCGGCCGGGGATCGAGCTCCGCTTCGACATCACCTCCAAGCTGCGCGAGTTCGAACGTGACGATGTCGATGTCGGCATCCGTTTCGGCGCCGGCAAATATCCGGGACTATGCGCTGACCGGCTGTTCGAGAACGTTATCATTCCCGTTTGCAGTCCTGCTCTGCTGCGGGCCGGACCGCCGCTAAAGGAGCCGCGCGATCTTTTCCGTCACACGCTCGCCCATATCGAATGGGCCCGTCAGGGTATCACATGGCCGAACTGGCGCATGTGGATGGCGGCGGCCGGCGTCGATGATTTCGACGACAGCCGGACCATCGTGTTCGACACCTCGACAGATGTCGTCCAGGCGGCACTCGACGGCATTGCCGTCGCGCTTGCCGATTTCGCCATGGTCGCCAAGGATCTGTCCGAGGGCAGGCTCATCCGGCCCTTCGAGCTCGGCATCAAGGTCGCGCCGGAGTTCGCCTACTTCCTGGTCTATCCGGAAGCGATGAAGGATGACGCGCGGATCATTGCCTTCCGCGATTGGCTGCTCGATGAGGTGGCGAAGGACGAAGGGTCGGAGTAGCGATGCTGCGGATCGCTTCGCACTTTCTGACGCCACTTTAGCCCGCAGGAGCCGCCGGCGCGCCGAACCAGCCGATCACCACGCCGATGATGATGAGCACGCCCAGCCAATGGCCGGCGTCGATCAGCGTCAGGTCCCAGCCGAAACCTTCATAGCGGTGGTTGACCGAAAGCGTGGTGGCGACGAAGCCCAGCCAGAGAACGAAACCGAAGATCACACCAGCGAGCGGATTGGGCTCGCCGCCGGTGATCGCGCCGACCACCAGCGTCATGACCAGCGCCATGATCAGCTCCGCGATGAAGCTGACGATGAACGGAGCGACAGAGCGCTTCATGGTTGCCGGGTCGAGCTTTGCCGCTCTGAGCCAAGGCTTGCTCAAGCCCGTATACCAGACAGCACCGAACAGCCACGCCACGACGGCGGCGACGATCACCGCCAGCCAGTTCACCGTTGAAAAATCCATGAGTACCCTCCCGAATGGCAGCCGATGGAATCCCTGTTCGCCGGCGGCGTCAAGCGGGGAGAGCGGGATCCCACCGCCAGACGGTGGTGCGCTTGACCTCGGCATCCTCCAGCACGCGCGTCACCGGCACCTGGTAGACGGCGAGCGATCGCAGCCCCTTCTTCGGCAGGTAGGCTCGGCCGGGATCGCCGACGAGGATCTCGGCGCCGCGCGCTTTCAGGCTGCTGAACCACGGCACCAGCCTGTCCGCCAGCGGCTTGTCGTAGAAGACGTCGCCGGCGAGCACGACGTCCCAGCCGTCATCCGTACCGATGCAGTCGGCATCGAGGAATTCGGCCTTCACGCCATTGGCTTCCAGGTTGAGCGTGATCACCGTTTGGCAAAAAGGGTCGATATCGGCGGCGATCACTTGCGCCGCGCCGGCCTTCAAGGCGGCGATCGCGACCATGCCGGAGCCGGAAGCGAAATCGAGCACGCTTTTGCCCCGCACCATCGCCGGATGGTCGAGCAGATAGCGGGCGAGGCCCTGGCCGCCGGCCCAGGCGAAGGCCCAGAAGGGCGGCGGCAGGCCGATCTCGGCCAGCTCCTCCTCGGTGCGCAGCCAAAGATCATGCGCCTCGTCGGCCAGGTGCAGCAGCACTTCCGGTACATGCGGCGGCGCCATCAGCGCCGTGTTATCGAGGATGAAAGTCTTTGCGCTTTTGGGCGAGAGCCTGGTCACGGCGCCGGGTTGAGATCGGCCATGCGGCAGACCTCTTTCCACTCTGCCGGCGTCACCGGCTGCACGGAAAGCCGGCCCAGCCGGACCAGCGCCATGTCGGAGAGCTTCGGATTGGCCTTGACCTGTTCCAGCGTCACCGGCTTCGGCACGTCCTCGAAAGCGCGGATATCGACGCATTCCCAGCGCGGATCGTCGGTGGTGGTGTCGGGATGGGCGAGCGCGCAGACCTCGGCGATGCCGACGATGTCGAGGCCCTCGTTGGAGTGGTAGAAGAAGCCCAGATCGCCGATCTGCATCGCCTTCATGTTGTTGCGCGCGGCGTAGTTGCGCACACCGTCCCACTGCGTGCCGGCCTTGCCTTTCGCCTTCAGCGCCTCGAAGGAGAAGACCGAGGGTTCGGACTTGAACAGCCAGTAGTTCATCTCAGTTGTCCTGTTGCCGTTGTCGGTGAGCCATTATTCAGCGCTGGCGCTGCCCCTCACCCTACCCTCTCCCCGTAAGGACGGGGAGAGGGGGTCGCCAGCGTTGGAGCCTCTCCCTTCTCCCCGTTCTTACGGAGAGAAGGGAGAGGCAGCCGGATGAGGGGCAGCGCAAACGAACCTCATTCGGCCGCGGGCTTCTGGAAGACCCAGTTCCATGCTCGGATTTCGACGCTCTCGAACAGCCCGGCCTTGGCATAGGGATCGGCGGCCGCCAGTGCTTGCGCGCCGGCGATGTCAGGCGCTTCGATCATCACCAGGCTGCCGTCGGGCTTGCCGTCTTTGTCGAGAAACGGGCCGGCAAAGGCAAGTTTCCCCTCGCTGATCAGGCCTTCCAGGAACGCCGCGTGCGCCGGCCGCGTGTCGACACGCAGCTGCAGGCTGCCGGGCTTGTCCTTGCAAATCAACGCGAACAGCATGTCTAAACTCCGATGTTCAGATGTCGGTTTCGGTTTTGAGCGGCCGCGTCATCAGCGCGGTCACCGCCTGGCCGATGGTCACCTTGCGATCCAGGATGGCGGCGACGGCTGAAATGATCGGCGCCTCGATTTGGCGCTCGGCGGCGATACGGGCGGCAATGCCGGCCGTCGGCACGCCTTCGGCGAGCGGCAGGCCGGCAAGCGGCTTGCCCTGGCCCAGCGCCAGGCCATAGGCGAAATTGCGCGATTGCGCCGAGGAACAGGTGAGCAGCAGGTCGCCGAGGCCGGAAAGCCCCATCAGCGTCTCCGGCCTGGCGCCGAAGGCCGCGCCGATGCGGCGCAATTCGACGAAGCCGCGGGTCACCATGGCGGCCTGGGCGCTGGCGCCGAGCCGGGCGCCGGTGACGGCGCCGGCGGCGATGGCGAAGACGTTCTTCAGCGCGCCGCCGATCTCGACGCCGATCAGGTCGTCGCTGGAATAGCAGCGCAGGTTCTCGGCCGAAAAGCGGGCGGCGAGCTCCGCCGCCAGTTGCCCGTCCCGGGCGGCAACCACGACGGCTGTCGGCAGGCCGCGCGCCACATCGCTGGCAAAACTCGGACCGGAAAGTGCCGCGACAGGATTGCCCGGCAGGTTTTCCTCCACGATCGTCGACAGCAGCGCGCCGGTATCGCGCTCGATGCCCTTGGCGCAGAGGACCAGCGGCACGCCGTTCGGCACATGGCCGCCGGCCGTGGCCAGCACCGCGCGCAGCGATTGCGCCGGCGTCACCGCCAGCACGCAATTCGTACCGTCGAGCGCCGCGGCGACATCGCTGGTGGCGACGATGCCCGGCTCGATCGCGATGCCGGGCAGATAGCGTGGGTTTTCGCCGCGATCGATCGCGGCGACGGTTTCGGCATCGCGCGCATAGAGGCGCACGAAATGGCCGGCGCGCAGCATTGCCAGCGCCAGCGCCGTGCCCCAGGCGCCGCCGCCGAGCACCGCAACGCGCCATCCGCTCGCAGGTCTTCTTTCCCCGCTCGTGGTCATGCCTTGGCACCGCGCCGGCCGGAGCCGACCAATGGAGCCGAAATGCTGTCCAGCGGCCAGCGCGAGCGCGGCACGAAGTCGGCGGCATTCTCGCCGACGATCCCGGCACGCAGCCGCTCGATGCCGGCCCAGGCGATCATCGCGGCATTGTCGGTGCAGAGCTTCTGCGGCGGCGCCACGAATGCAAAGCCGGCTTCGGAGCACAGGGCTTCGAGCGTCGCCTTGATCGTCCGGTTGGCGGCGACACCGCCGGCGACGACCAGCGCAGGGTTCGCCTTGTCGGGAAATTCCTCACGGAAACGGGCGAGCGCGCGGGCGACACGGTCGCCCAGCGTGTCGGCCACCGCCGCCTGGAAGGAGGCGCAGATGTCGGCGACATCCTGGTCGCTGAGCGGCGCGATCGCCGTCGCCGCCTGGCGCACGGCGGTCTTCAGTCCTGAGAAGGAGAAATCCGGCTGCGCGGCACCTTTCATCGGACGCGGAAAGGCAAAGCGGCTCGCATCGCCGCTTACCGCCGCCTTCTCGACATTCGGTCCGCCCGGATAGGGCAGGCCGAGCATCTTGGCCGTCTTGTCGAAGGCCTCGCCCAGCGCGTCGTCGATGGTCGTCGCCCAGCGCTGGTAGTCGCCGACGCCGCGCACCGCGACGATCTGGGTGTGGCCGCCTGAGACCAGCAAAAGCAGATAAGGAAAATCCAGCCCATCGGTCAGCCTGGCAGTCAGCGCATGGCCTTCGAGGTGATTGATGGCAATCAACGGCTTGTTGGCGGCGGCGGCGATCGCCTTGGCGGTCATCAGTCCGACGATCAGTCCGCCGACAAGGCCGGGCCCGGCGGTCGCGGCAATCGCATCGATCTCGTCCAGCGAAACCGCCGAATCGGTCAGTGCTGCCGCGACGATGCCGTCCAGCGCCTCGACATGGGCGCGCGCGGCGATCTCGGGCACGACGCCGCCGAAGGCCGCGTGTTCCTCGATCTGGCTCAGCACGATGTTGGACAGTATTTCGGGCGCGGAGCCGCCGTCCAGCGCCACCACGCTGGCCGCCGTCTCGTCGCAGCTCGTCTCAATGCCCAGAACGCGGATCAATTCGTCGCTGTCCTCGAAGATTGTGTCTCAGGCCTTTCCTATATAGGAGGTCAGTCGGTATTCAGGTGATGCCGGCCTGCAAATGGCGGTTTTCTGCGCTTCCGCTGCTCACGTACCAAAAATACGCTGCGCTCGGCTCTCGAAACCCACCAATGTCGGCGCGGCCTGACCTGAATCTCGGCAGA is a window encoding:
- a CDS encoding YciI-like protein; translated protein: MLFALICKDKPGSLQLRVDTRPAHAAFLEGLISEGKLAFAGPFLDKDGKPDGSLVMIEAPDIAGAQALAAADPYAKAGLFESVEIRAWNWVFQKPAAE
- a CDS encoding methyltransferase, translated to MTRLSPKSAKTFILDNTALMAPPHVPEVLLHLADEAHDLWLRTEEELAEIGLPPPFWAFAWAGGQGLARYLLDHPAMVRGKSVLDFASGSGMVAIAALKAGAAQVIAADIDPFCQTVITLNLEANGVKAEFLDADCIGTDDGWDVVLAGDVFYDKPLADRLVPWFSSLKARGAEILVGDPGRAYLPKKGLRSLAVYQVPVTRVLEDAEVKRTTVWRWDPALPA
- a CDS encoding response regulator transcription factor, with protein sequence MTSRTILIVDDDDDLRATLVEQLALYEEFDVQQESTAAKGVAAARGGLVDLLIMDVGLPDMDGREAVKILRKGGYKAPIIMLTGHDTDSDTILGLEAGANDYVTKPFRFAVLLARVRAQLRQHEQSEDATFSVGPYTFKPSQKLLIDSRGAKVRLTEKEASIIKYLYRADQKVVTRDVLLEEVWGYNSGVTTHTLETHVYRLRQKIERDPSNAEILVTESGGYKLVP
- a CDS encoding cyclic nucleotide-binding domain-containing protein, whose amino-acid sequence is MALDDDIRILSAVKLFQGFTQEQLRLLAFGAENTFLQADRKLYLEDDEADSAYIVVSGLIALYREQGGERIPIGTAGPGAMLSELALIADTRRLTSASAAADSEVIRLSRKMFRRILEEYPELAAQLHERILEEFREMIARIEELAPRFTG
- a CDS encoding L,D-transpeptidase; this translates as MICSVRQSYKKKRARNEAGAFLPKGLRVLVVRARPGNPAQGLLQAGKTVFPCALGRGGISAGKREGDGATPLAAMRILSGYFRNEQFPGGRRTRLAMAPIGPDLGWCEVPDDRNYNRPVKIPYGASHERMRRDDRLYDACLVLDWNIAPRRRGRGSAIFFHLARPGFTPTQGCVAVTARTMARLLPLLSDRTVVRVVR
- a CDS encoding EVE domain-containing protein, with translation MNYWLFKSEPSVFSFEALKAKGKAGTQWDGVRNYAARNNMKAMQIGDLGFFYHSNEGLDIVGIAEVCALAHPDTTTDDPRWECVDIRAFEDVPKPVTLEQVKANPKLSDMALVRLGRLSVQPVTPAEWKEVCRMADLNPAP
- a CDS encoding DUF1761 domain-containing protein, with amino-acid sequence MDFSTVNWLAVIVAAVVAWLFGAVWYTGLSKPWLRAAKLDPATMKRSVAPFIVSFIAELIMALVMTLVVGAITGGEPNPLAGVIFGFVLWLGFVATTLSVNHRYEGFGWDLTLIDAGHWLGVLIIIGVVIGWFGAPAAPAG
- a CDS encoding NAD(P)H-dependent glycerol-3-phosphate dehydrogenase, which encodes MTTSGERRPASGWRVAVLGGGAWGTALALAMLRAGHFVRLYARDAETVAAIDRGENPRYLPGIAIEPGIVATSDVAAALDGTNCVLAVTPAQSLRAVLATAGGHVPNGVPLVLCAKGIERDTGALLSTIVEENLPGNPVAALSGPSFASDVARGLPTAVVVAARDGQLAAELAARFSAENLRCYSSDDLIGVEIGGALKNVFAIAAGAVTGARLGASAQAAMVTRGFVELRRIGAAFGARPETLMGLSGLGDLLLTCSSAQSRNFAYGLALGQGKPLAGLPLAEGVPTAGIAARIAAERQIEAPIISAVAAILDRKVTIGQAVTALMTRPLKTETDI
- the tsaD gene encoding tRNA (adenosine(37)-N6)-threonylcarbamoyltransferase complex transferase subunit TsaD — translated: MRVLGIETSCDETAASVVALDGGSAPEILSNIVLSQIEEHAAFGGVVPEIAARAHVEALDGIVAAALTDSAVSLDEIDAIAATAGPGLVGGLIVGLMTAKAIAAAANKPLIAINHLEGHALTARLTDGLDFPYLLLLVSGGHTQIVAVRGVGDYQRWATTIDDALGEAFDKTAKMLGLPYPGGPNVEKAAVSGDASRFAFPRPMKGAAQPDFSFSGLKTAVRQAATAIAPLSDQDVADICASFQAAVADTLGDRVARALARFREEFPDKANPALVVAGGVAANRTIKATLEALCSEAGFAFVAPPQKLCTDNAAMIAWAGIERLRAGIVGENAADFVPRSRWPLDSISAPLVGSGRRGAKA
- the gcvA gene encoding transcriptional regulator GcvA; translation: MSRLLPGTRALRTFEAAARHLNFTRAADELGLTPAAVSHQIKEIEDQLDLVLFTRTSRTIRLTEAGNVLHEASVDALDLLGRAVSRARKMSRGTALLKITLDAQFATKWLMRRVDDFRRQRPGIELRFDITSKLREFERDDVDVGIRFGAGKYPGLCADRLFENVIIPVCSPALLRAGPPLKEPRDLFRHTLAHIEWARQGITWPNWRMWMAAAGVDDFDDSRTIVFDTSTDVVQAALDGIAVALADFAMVAKDLSEGRLIRPFELGIKVAPEFAYFLVYPEAMKDDARIIAFRDWLLDEVAKDEGSE